One window of Nitrospira sp. genomic DNA carries:
- the treY gene encoding malto-oligosyltrehalose synthase produces MSTSEPSVPVSTYRLQLNRGFPFKAATAIVPYLSALGITDCYPSPYLKATPGSEHGYDVVDPTALNPELGTEDEYREFIRTLHAHQMGHILDVVPNHMGIGRSANAWWLDVLENGPSSRFAPLFDIDWHPVKRELENKVLLPILGDLYGTVLENQEIVLVHEEGRFFIKYYDHRLPVGPKSSAMVLTHRLDELIAEAGASPPHVQELQSIVTALRNLPASTETDPDRVEERNRERDIIRQRLATLVRDGATIARFLDDNIRIFNGTKGDPRSFDPLDVLLNDQMYRLADWRVAAEEINYRRFFDINELAAVRMEDDAVLQASHVLVFRLVKEGTVTGLRIDHVDGLSDPGRYLREWQTWAQRELGRPLFVVVEKILGKDEPLPETWPVSGTTGYEFLNLINGLFVQTTHERAMNETYVLFIRRRISFEDLVYESKKLIMQASMASEINVLGHRLNQLSERDRRSRDFTLNSLTNAIREIIACFPVYRTYIAEGPEPLLDRDRAFIRLAVARAKRRNPALSGRVFDFVRSLLLKEWDERTSQDRREQLRFVMKFQQMTSPVTAKGIEDTAYYLYNRLVSLNEVGGNPELFGVTVTAFHKHLRERQARWPFSLSATSTHDTKRSEDARGRINVLSEMPREWRACVNRWAKLTRKCKVDVEGQLVPDRNEEYLLYQTLVGIWPLRPLDDAQYRAFCDRVQGYMNKALREGKAHTSWVNPDQAYEEAMRQFVDAILDRGGPNAFLDEFLPFQRRAAQWGMWNALSQVVLKTTAPGIPDFYQGSELWDFHVVDPDNRRPVDYEMRASMLNELQCRLAECGSDLRPLVRTLLAERIDGRIKLYTTMSTLHFRRDNRSLFHQGEYIPLEGYGTKQEHCCAFARLHLERAVVTVVPRLVVSLTGDAMRLPVGSDVWGDTYVAVPSWRPDSAYRNLFTGERLSTQTVEGRQMLPMADVLSEFPVALLERLT; encoded by the coding sequence ATGTCCACAAGCGAGCCCTCCGTACCGGTATCCACGTACCGGCTGCAGCTCAATCGAGGGTTTCCGTTCAAGGCGGCGACCGCGATCGTCCCGTATCTGTCTGCCTTGGGTATTACGGACTGCTATCCCTCGCCTTATCTGAAGGCGACGCCCGGTAGCGAGCACGGCTACGATGTGGTGGATCCCACCGCGCTGAATCCTGAGCTTGGCACCGAAGACGAGTATCGCGAGTTCATCCGCACGCTGCACGCACACCAGATGGGCCACATCCTCGACGTCGTACCGAACCATATGGGAATTGGACGGTCAGCGAATGCCTGGTGGTTGGACGTGCTCGAGAACGGGCCCAGCTCGCGCTTTGCGCCTCTGTTCGACATCGACTGGCATCCGGTCAAGCGAGAATTGGAGAATAAGGTGCTCCTGCCGATCCTCGGTGATCTCTATGGAACGGTCCTGGAGAATCAGGAAATTGTCCTGGTGCATGAGGAGGGACGGTTCTTCATCAAGTACTATGACCATCGGCTGCCTGTCGGGCCGAAATCGTCGGCGATGGTGCTCACGCACCGCCTCGATGAACTGATCGCCGAGGCGGGAGCCTCCCCCCCCCATGTGCAGGAGTTGCAAAGCATCGTGACGGCTCTGCGCAATCTGCCCGCCAGCACGGAAACGGATCCGGATCGTGTGGAGGAGCGGAACCGGGAGCGAGACATCATCCGGCAGCGCCTCGCCACGTTGGTGCGGGATGGAGCGACCATTGCCAGATTTCTTGATGACAACATCCGGATCTTCAACGGGACGAAGGGCGATCCGCGCAGTTTCGATCCGCTCGATGTCTTGCTCAACGATCAGATGTATCGACTGGCCGACTGGCGGGTGGCGGCGGAAGAAATTAATTACCGGCGGTTTTTCGACATCAACGAGTTGGCCGCCGTCCGGATGGAGGACGATGCGGTACTTCAGGCGTCGCACGTGCTGGTGTTCCGGCTTGTGAAAGAGGGTACGGTGACGGGGCTCCGTATTGATCACGTGGACGGCCTTTCCGATCCCGGTCGGTATCTGCGTGAGTGGCAGACGTGGGCCCAACGCGAGTTAGGCCGCCCTTTGTTCGTCGTGGTCGAAAAGATTCTCGGCAAGGACGAGCCGCTGCCAGAAACCTGGCCCGTCTCCGGCACGACCGGCTACGAATTCCTGAATCTGATCAACGGCCTCTTCGTACAGACGACCCACGAACGGGCGATGAACGAGACTTATGTCCTGTTCATTCGCCGCCGTATCTCATTTGAGGACCTGGTCTACGAATCGAAGAAGCTGATCATGCAGGCATCCATGGCCAGCGAAATCAATGTCCTTGGACACCGATTGAACCAGCTGTCCGAACGCGATCGCCGATCGCGTGACTTCACGCTGAACAGCCTCACCAACGCCATCCGCGAGATCATCGCCTGCTTCCCCGTGTACCGGACTTATATCGCGGAGGGTCCCGAGCCTCTGTTGGATCGAGACCGCGCATTTATCCGTCTGGCCGTGGCCAGGGCCAAGCGACGAAACCCCGCGCTCAGCGGGCGTGTCTTCGACTTCGTCCGATCCTTATTGCTGAAGGAATGGGATGAGCGGACCAGTCAGGATCGCCGGGAACAGCTCCGGTTCGTGATGAAGTTCCAGCAAATGACCAGTCCTGTGACGGCGAAGGGCATCGAAGACACGGCCTACTACCTGTACAACCGGTTGGTGTCGTTGAACGAGGTCGGAGGTAATCCCGAGTTGTTCGGTGTGACGGTCACGGCCTTTCACAAACATCTCCGGGAGCGACAGGCGCGCTGGCCCTTCTCGCTTTCGGCCACTTCCACCCACGATACGAAGCGGAGCGAGGATGCGCGGGGGCGCATCAATGTGTTGTCGGAGATGCCTCGAGAGTGGCGGGCCTGCGTAAATCGATGGGCGAAACTCACCCGGAAGTGCAAAGTCGACGTGGAGGGACAACTCGTCCCCGATCGTAACGAAGAGTATCTACTCTACCAAACACTCGTCGGCATCTGGCCCCTCAGGCCCCTCGATGACGCACAGTACCGTGCGTTCTGCGACAGAGTTCAGGGCTATATGAACAAAGCACTGAGGGAAGGCAAGGCCCATACGAGTTGGGTCAATCCCGACCAGGCCTACGAGGAGGCGATGCGGCAATTTGTCGACGCGATCCTCGACCGGGGCGGGCCCAATGCCTTTCTGGACGAATTCCTTCCGTTTCAGCGGCGGGCCGCTCAGTGGGGGATGTGGAATGCGTTGTCCCAAGTGGTGCTCAAAACAACGGCTCCCGGCATTCCGGATTTCTATCAAGGGTCGGAACTTTGGGATTTCCACGTCGTTGACCCGGACAATCGTCGTCCGGTGGACTATGAGATGCGCGCTTCCATGCTGAACGAATTGCAGTGCAGGCTCGCGGAGTGCGGCTCAGATCTGCGGCCGTTGGTTCGAACCCTGCTCGCTGAACGCATCGACGGAAGGATCAAGCTGTACACGACGATGAGTACTCTGCATTTCCGTCGGGACAACCGCTCACTTTTTCATCAGGGGGAATACATCCCGCTCGAGGGTTACGGAACCAAGCAGGAGCATTGCTGCGCTTTTGCCCGTCTCCACCTGGAGCGGGCGGTGGTGACCGTCGTTCCGCGCCTCGTGGTATCGCTGACCGGCGACGCCATGAGATTACCGGTCGGATCGGATGTGTGGGGAGACACCTATGTGGCCGTGCCATCCTGGAGGCCGGATTCGGCCTATCGCAATCTCTTCACCGGCGAGAGGCTGTCGACTCAGACAGTCGAAGGTCGCCAAATGCTGCCGATGGCGGATGTATTATCTGAATTTCCTGTCGCCCTGTTGGAGCGCCTGACGTAG
- a CDS encoding 4Fe-4S dicluster domain-containing protein, protein MADDIHKVLPTCHLQRLLDALSAKGYRVVGPTVRDGSVVWEPIRFVSDLPIGWRDHQEPARYRLEQTGSQDIFGVVHGPQSLKPFVFAPREPLLKIERTKDGFATRPMTPQPEKVAVIGARACDLAGLAVQDRIFLNDAYRDPYYAARREGLFLIAVNCTRALSTCFCASMETGPRAKTGFDLALTEVDDRLLIQVGSEAGRHVLEGISLSPASDELIGEGATCIDTCARSQVRRLDHARLPQALYDAHEHPRWDDVAGRCLACTNCTMVCPTCFCHTVEETPDLSHQQTAQARLWDSCFTQEHGYIHGKNIRPTIKDRYRMWLTHKLASWIDQFGMSGCVGCGRCITWCPVGIDLTEELSALLTSGSRSSVTSPQVEGS, encoded by the coding sequence GTGGCTGACGACATTCACAAAGTCCTACCGACATGTCACCTCCAACGATTGCTCGATGCCTTGAGTGCGAAGGGATATCGAGTTGTCGGGCCCACTGTGCGTGACGGGTCCGTCGTGTGGGAGCCAATCCGGTTCGTGTCGGATTTGCCGATCGGCTGGCGTGATCACCAAGAACCAGCTCGCTATCGGCTTGAACAGACTGGATCCCAAGACATATTCGGGGTCGTCCATGGACCGCAATCGCTGAAGCCGTTCGTCTTTGCGCCGCGCGAGCCGCTCTTGAAGATTGAGCGGACGAAAGACGGGTTCGCCACACGTCCGATGACTCCTCAACCGGAGAAGGTGGCGGTCATCGGGGCTCGCGCCTGCGATCTCGCCGGGCTCGCCGTTCAAGATCGGATTTTTCTGAACGATGCCTATCGGGATCCTTACTACGCGGCTCGCCGTGAAGGACTCTTCCTAATCGCCGTGAATTGCACCAGAGCATTGAGCACTTGTTTTTGCGCATCCATGGAGACTGGTCCTCGCGCTAAAACCGGCTTCGATCTCGCTTTGACGGAAGTGGACGACCGACTACTCATCCAAGTGGGCAGCGAGGCCGGCCGTCATGTGCTGGAAGGTATCTCACTGTCTCCCGCTTCGGATGAACTGATCGGCGAGGGGGCGACCTGCATCGACACCTGTGCTCGAAGTCAAGTCCGCCGACTGGATCACGCTCGCTTGCCGCAAGCGCTCTACGATGCCCATGAGCACCCACGATGGGACGATGTGGCGGGGCGCTGCCTCGCTTGCACGAATTGCACGATGGTCTGTCCGACTTGTTTTTGTCATACAGTAGAAGAGACGCCGGACCTTTCGCACCAACAAACCGCGCAGGCCAGATTGTGGGATTCCTGCTTCACCCAGGAACATGGGTATATCCACGGCAAGAATATTCGCCCAACGATCAAGGATCGCTACCGCATGTGGCTGACCCATAAGCTCGCCTCGTGGATCGATCAATTCGGCATGTCCGGCTGCGTCGGCTGCGGTCGATGCATCACATGGTGCCCGGTCGGAATCGATTTGACTGAGGAGTTGTCGGCTTTGCTGACATCGGGAAGCCGGTCGTCGGTGACCAGCCCACAGGTAGAAGGATCGTAG
- a CDS encoding FAD/NAD(P)-binding protein, with protein sequence MSKADSIVNPYAIHPATIVEKLREAEDINTYRLQFVDEPMQRRFRFKAGQFNMIYLFGVGEVAISIVSDPDQPEFLDHTIRAVGRITKAIAGLQPGDVLGVRGPFGQGWPLEEARSRDVVIVTGGLGCAPVVGAIEYIFRRRAQYGSVKILHGVKAPHDLLYRERFDVWRRSPDTEVLLSSDQPDKSWRYHIGVVTELFELVSIDPLKTIVLMCGPEIMMRLGVPILIRRGIPATAIYVSLERHMECGIGLCGHCQMGPYFVCKDGPVMRYDRVEPWLGRTGV encoded by the coding sequence GTGTCGAAGGCTGATTCAATAGTAAACCCCTATGCCATCCATCCGGCGACTATTGTCGAGAAGCTCCGGGAAGCCGAGGACATCAACACCTACCGCTTGCAGTTTGTCGACGAGCCGATGCAGCGCCGCTTTCGATTCAAGGCCGGCCAGTTCAATATGATTTATTTGTTCGGAGTCGGCGAGGTGGCGATTTCCATCGTTTCGGACCCGGATCAGCCGGAGTTTTTGGACCATACCATCCGAGCTGTCGGTCGAATCACCAAAGCGATTGCCGGTCTCCAGCCGGGGGACGTCTTGGGCGTCCGAGGCCCGTTCGGACAAGGTTGGCCGCTGGAGGAGGCGCGCAGCCGCGACGTCGTGATTGTCACGGGCGGCCTGGGTTGCGCTCCGGTGGTAGGGGCCATCGAGTACATCTTCCGTCGGCGAGCGCAATATGGGTCCGTCAAAATCCTGCACGGCGTCAAGGCGCCGCACGATCTCCTCTATCGCGAGCGATTCGATGTATGGCGGCGCTCTCCTGATACAGAAGTGTTGCTGAGCAGCGACCAACCGGACAAGAGTTGGAGGTATCACATCGGCGTGGTGACAGAGCTGTTCGAGCTGGTATCGATCGACCCGCTGAAGACCATTGTGCTGATGTGCGGACCCGAGATCATGATGCGACTGGGCGTACCTATCCTAATAAGGCGCGGCATTCCGGCGACTGCCATTTACGTCTCGCTGGAACGCCACATGGAGTGCGGGATCGGTCTCTGCGGCCATTGCCAGATGGGTCCGTACTTTGTATGCAAAGACGGTCCGGTCATGCGGTATGACCGAGTCGAGCCTTGGTTAGGGCGGACGGGAGTGTGA
- a CDS encoding Ni/Fe hydrogenase subunit alpha codes for MPEETAQTRTIAVDMVARVEGEGALRVTVKGETVQDVELRIFEPPRFFEAFLRGRHYEEVPDIVARICGICPVAYQMSAVHALEQIFGFRVEGAIRDLRRLLYCGEWIESHALHVYLLQAPDFLGYDSAISMAKDHATLVTRGLRLKKAGNAIMTLLGGRSVHPVSVKVGGFSRVPLRRELEALKDELLWARDAAVETVRWVADFEYPDFAPDYNYVALRHPDEYPFNEGQIVASSGLQISVSEFEQHFIEHQVAYSNALHCKLRGSSYFVGPLARLNLNQDHLTPWARQVLADRRIELPLRNPFQGIIARSIEILYALEESLQLIERYEPPPLSAAPITVRSGIGMACTEAPRGILYHRYEVDGDGVIRDVKIVPPTSQNQSRIEQDLRLFMPRLLRLPDKEAALGCERVIRCYDPCISCATHFLNLEIRRESA; via the coding sequence ATGCCTGAAGAAACAGCGCAGACGAGGACTATCGCCGTCGACATGGTGGCGCGCGTGGAAGGCGAAGGCGCACTCCGTGTGACGGTGAAAGGCGAAACCGTCCAAGACGTGGAGCTCAGGATCTTCGAGCCGCCGCGGTTTTTCGAGGCATTCCTGCGGGGACGACATTACGAGGAAGTGCCGGACATCGTCGCTCGGATCTGCGGTATCTGTCCGGTTGCCTACCAGATGAGTGCTGTGCATGCGCTCGAACAGATTTTCGGTTTTCGTGTCGAGGGGGCAATCCGTGACCTGCGCCGGCTTCTCTATTGTGGAGAATGGATCGAGAGTCACGCGCTGCACGTCTATCTACTACAGGCTCCAGACTTTCTTGGTTACGACAGTGCCATTTCAATGGCGAAGGATCATGCGACCCTGGTCACCCGAGGCTTGCGGCTCAAGAAGGCCGGCAATGCGATCATGACCTTGCTTGGTGGCCGTTCTGTTCATCCGGTCTCCGTGAAGGTCGGCGGCTTCTCGCGAGTGCCGCTGCGGCGTGAGCTGGAAGCGTTGAAGGATGAACTGTTATGGGCGCGCGACGCGGCGGTGGAAACCGTGCGGTGGGTCGCAGATTTCGAGTATCCCGATTTTGCGCCGGATTACAATTACGTCGCGCTCCGGCACCCCGATGAGTATCCGTTCAATGAAGGGCAGATCGTCGCCTCCAGTGGCTTGCAGATCTCTGTGAGCGAATTCGAACAACATTTCATCGAGCACCAGGTGGCCTATTCCAACGCCCTTCACTGCAAGCTGCGAGGTTCATCCTATTTTGTCGGCCCCCTCGCGCGTTTGAACTTGAATCAGGATCATCTCACGCCATGGGCCAGACAGGTCCTGGCAGACAGGCGGATCGAGCTGCCCCTGCGTAATCCGTTCCAGGGGATCATCGCTCGGTCCATCGAAATTCTCTACGCGTTGGAGGAGTCATTGCAGCTCATCGAGCGGTATGAGCCCCCGCCCTTATCGGCGGCGCCGATCACTGTGCGATCAGGTATCGGTATGGCCTGCACGGAAGCGCCCCGAGGAATTCTCTATCATCGGTACGAGGTCGACGGCGACGGGGTGATCCGTGACGTCAAAATCGTTCCCCCGACCTCGCAGAACCAATCCCGCATCGAACAGGACTTGCGCCTGTTCATGCCGCGCCTCTTGCGCCTTCCCGATAAGGAGGCGGCGCTCGGCTGTGAACGAGTCATCCGTTGCTACGATCCTTGTATTTCATGCGCGACACATTTTCTGAATCTGGAGATCAGGCGGGAGAGTGCATGA
- a CDS encoding hydrogenase maturation protease, translating into MKNDGFSSSSIRIIGLGNELRGDDAIGLLAARRLRQAVGNRAEVIEAEMAGVDLMELMKGARVTILIDAARSGQAPGTVRRLDASAGPIAGQIFPRSSHAIGTVDALELARVMGVLPATVIVYGVEAGNTEAGQKLSPSVARALEEVVARVLRECEGFHA; encoded by the coding sequence ATGAAGAATGACGGTTTCAGCTCCTCCTCCATTCGAATCATCGGCCTCGGCAATGAGCTGAGAGGAGATGATGCGATCGGTCTTCTAGCTGCCCGTCGGCTTCGACAAGCCGTAGGTAACCGCGCAGAGGTGATCGAGGCGGAGATGGCGGGGGTAGACCTCATGGAGTTGATGAAAGGGGCGCGCGTCACGATCCTCATCGATGCAGCGCGGAGCGGCCAGGCTCCGGGCACTGTCCGCCGACTCGATGCCTCGGCAGGTCCGATCGCTGGCCAGATCTTCCCTCGCTCGAGCCATGCCATCGGCACGGTGGATGCCCTCGAACTGGCCCGCGTCATGGGCGTCCTTCCTGCTACGGTTATCGTCTACGGGGTTGAAGCAGGCAACACGGAAGCAGGACAAAAGCTGTCGCCCTCGGTGGCCAGGGCGTTGGAAGAAGTCGTAGCGCGAGTCCTCCGGGAATGTGAAGGGTTCCATGCATGA
- a CDS encoding hydrogenase maturation nickel metallochaperone HypA, with the protein MHELHLMAQVVKAVETKLGETVDGKLSAVRLKVSALSHLLAHDQSALQTAFMLAAGGTKAEGATLELISVPSDAWCPQCRRDISVTQSEEACSVCGGPFVVGSIEPEVVIHELVVNR; encoded by the coding sequence ATGCATGAACTCCATCTCATGGCTCAAGTCGTAAAGGCTGTGGAAACCAAGTTGGGTGAAACTGTGGACGGTAAGCTGTCCGCGGTGCGACTGAAAGTCAGTGCGCTGTCTCACCTATTGGCTCATGATCAGTCGGCGCTGCAGACGGCATTTATGTTGGCTGCCGGCGGCACCAAAGCCGAAGGCGCGACATTGGAGCTCATCTCCGTCCCGAGTGATGCCTGGTGTCCACAATGCAGGCGAGATATTTCGGTCACACAATCCGAAGAGGCCTGTTCTGTCTGTGGAGGACCATTCGTCGTAGGATCAATCGAGCCCGAAGTGGTCATCCACGAATTGGTGGTTAACCGATGA
- the hypF gene encoding carbamoyltransferase HypF, translating into MSEVLCQRIRVEVEGTVQGVGFRPFIYRLASELGLTGWIKNTRNGVAIEVEGAVPVVETFLQRLRSDAPASASAEVISTSAIPMLDDESFSIGQCTESGQRALVISPDLATCADCRRELNDPNDRRFRHPFLTCTQCGPRYSLLTAIPYERSNTTMAGFDLCSACRAEYTTEADRRFHAEPIACPACGPRLSLWDEQGHEVADGEKALRRASALLEQGLIVAVKGLGGFQLWVDAKSAEAVRRLRDRKRRLEKPFAVLFPSVDAIRDYCLLSSDEEAVLCSQQAPIVLVRKRRDVVLADAVAPGNPYLGVMLPATPLHHLLMASLQRPMVATSGNRSEEPIVTDEREALVRLQGLADAFLVHDRPIARPIDDSVVLVVSRRCGMEDTGQAEKPRGDVVILRRARGYAPQPIRWSDGPSNGNVQGSILAVGGHLKNTVALLTGNRVVLSQHLGDLSTVESDKAFQQAVEDLQRMLQVKPQAVACDLHPDYRSTAFARMLSEAFLVPLVPVLHHHAHVASCMAEHKLNGEVLGIAWDGAGYGGDGQVWGGEFLIASYRQFSRFAHLRPFRLPGGEAAMREPNRSAAAVLWELMGEAILVHRLPSWKVTEKQLAQLASLLRSSIAWPWTTSMGRLFDAVASLTGLCPQASFEGQAAMAVQFAAEQDVKAGGVGGEGYPIDLVPSDGPDTKRMADWRPMISALLEDLRRGINPDKIAARFHAGLAAATVSLAQEAGLPRVVLTGGCFQNRLLLSLVRQRLEAAGFTVYSHALVPPNDGGLSLGQAVVAAHQ; encoded by the coding sequence ATGAGCGAGGTTCTTTGTCAGCGGATACGGGTCGAGGTGGAAGGAACGGTACAGGGTGTAGGGTTCCGTCCGTTCATCTATAGGCTGGCGTCCGAGTTGGGGTTGACTGGGTGGATCAAGAACACAAGAAACGGCGTGGCGATCGAAGTAGAAGGGGCTGTACCGGTTGTGGAAACGTTTCTCCAGCGGCTGCGATCCGACGCGCCGGCCTCAGCCTCTGCCGAAGTAATAAGCACCAGCGCCATTCCGATGCTCGACGACGAGAGCTTTTCAATCGGTCAGTGCACTGAGTCGGGTCAGCGAGCTCTTGTCATCTCGCCCGATCTGGCCACATGCGCAGACTGCCGGCGCGAGCTCAACGACCCCAATGACCGTCGCTTTCGGCATCCGTTCCTCACCTGCACACAATGCGGCCCACGCTATAGCCTGCTCACAGCGATTCCTTACGAACGCTCCAATACAACCATGGCTGGGTTCGACCTCTGCTCTGCCTGTCGCGCCGAGTATACAACCGAAGCCGATCGGCGTTTTCATGCGGAACCGATTGCCTGTCCTGCTTGTGGGCCTCGCTTGTCCTTGTGGGATGAGCAGGGTCATGAAGTCGCAGATGGAGAGAAAGCTTTACGGCGGGCGTCGGCTCTGCTCGAACAAGGGCTCATCGTGGCGGTGAAGGGATTGGGTGGGTTTCAGCTCTGGGTCGATGCGAAATCTGCGGAGGCTGTCCGGCGATTACGTGATCGGAAACGAAGATTGGAAAAGCCCTTCGCCGTATTGTTCCCTTCCGTTGATGCGATCAGAGACTATTGCCTGTTGTCTTCAGATGAGGAGGCGGTGCTTTGCTCACAGCAGGCGCCGATCGTCCTGGTACGTAAGCGGCGAGATGTGGTTCTTGCCGATGCCGTGGCGCCGGGCAATCCCTATCTCGGCGTGATGTTGCCGGCGACGCCTCTCCATCATCTTTTGATGGCGTCGCTCCAGCGACCCATGGTCGCTACGAGTGGGAATCGTTCCGAAGAACCGATCGTGACTGATGAGCGTGAAGCACTGGTTCGACTCCAAGGCCTTGCTGACGCGTTCCTCGTGCATGACCGCCCGATCGCGAGGCCGATCGATGATTCGGTCGTGTTGGTGGTGTCCAGAAGATGCGGGATGGAAGATACCGGGCAAGCGGAAAAACCTCGAGGTGACGTGGTCATTCTTCGTCGGGCGCGAGGCTATGCGCCTCAGCCAATTAGATGGAGTGATGGCCCGTCAAATGGAAACGTGCAGGGTTCGATCCTTGCTGTGGGAGGGCATCTCAAGAACACAGTTGCCCTTCTTACGGGCAATCGCGTCGTGCTCAGCCAGCACCTCGGTGACCTTTCTACCGTCGAGTCGGACAAAGCCTTCCAACAAGCCGTCGAGGATCTCCAGCGAATGCTCCAGGTCAAACCTCAGGCTGTCGCCTGCGATTTACATCCGGATTATCGATCGACGGCATTCGCGAGAATGTTAAGCGAAGCCTTTCTGGTGCCTCTGGTTCCCGTGCTGCATCACCATGCCCATGTGGCCTCCTGCATGGCGGAACACAAGCTCAATGGTGAGGTGCTGGGTATCGCCTGGGATGGGGCGGGGTACGGAGGAGACGGACAGGTTTGGGGCGGAGAGTTTTTGATTGCGAGCTACCGGCAGTTCAGCCGGTTCGCGCATCTCCGGCCCTTTCGCTTGCCTGGTGGGGAAGCAGCCATGCGAGAGCCAAACCGGTCTGCCGCAGCGGTACTGTGGGAACTCATGGGAGAAGCGATCCTGGTACATCGTCTGCCTTCTTGGAAGGTGACGGAGAAGCAGCTTGCGCAGTTGGCAAGCTTACTCAGGTCCAGCATCGCCTGGCCCTGGACGACGAGCATGGGGCGCCTCTTCGACGCAGTGGCATCACTCACTGGATTGTGTCCACAGGCGTCCTTTGAAGGACAGGCGGCGATGGCAGTCCAATTTGCTGCAGAGCAAGATGTGAAGGCAGGCGGAGTAGGAGGAGAAGGATATCCGATCGATCTGGTGCCCAGTGATGGTCCTGATACCAAGCGGATGGCCGATTGGCGTCCCATGATCAGCGCCTTACTCGAAGACCTGCGCAGAGGCATTAATCCTGATAAGATTGCCGCCCGGTTTCATGCGGGTCTTGCCGCCGCAACTGTCAGCTTGGCTCAAGAGGCCGGCCTACCTCGCGTCGTCCTGACCGGCGGCTGTTTTCAGAATCGGCTGCTCCTATCACTTGTGAGACAACGTTTGGAAGCGGCAGGATTCACCGTTTATAGCCATGCGTTGGTTCCACCCAACGACGGGGGCCTGTCACTCGGGCAGGCAGTGGTCGCCGCACACCAATGA
- a CDS encoding HypC/HybG/HupF family hydrogenase formation chaperone, producing the protein MCLALPGQVLNIEDDTLRTATVSFGGVTKSVSLALVPEATVGDYVIVHVGFAISKLDEEAARRTLQTYADLADSNPDRGFRP; encoded by the coding sequence ATGTGTCTCGCGCTTCCAGGACAAGTTCTAAACATCGAAGATGATACGCTTCGCACGGCCACCGTGTCGTTCGGCGGGGTCACCAAATCCGTCTCATTAGCGTTGGTGCCGGAAGCTACAGTTGGTGACTATGTGATTGTGCATGTCGGCTTTGCCATCAGCAAACTGGATGAGGAAGCAGCGCGACGAACGCTGCAGACCTACGCCGATCTGGCAGATTCTAATCCAGATCGAGGGTTTAGGCCATGA
- a CDS encoding prohibitin family protein has product MKHSVKARVLLLLIPIVVLLQSCSTTVNPGNRGLRWYPLTAGLTKEPLKEGFYWRAPWNDVFVYDTKWKTFKEKVDVLTADDLPVTVYAAITMRPIPEEIYFLAQEVGYEWYRELVHAQLLSAVRAVVANYTMVTLPERSSEIGNKIEAVVVEALKGRHLDVYNVALSEMEFSQMVLRAIEQKQAKEQEKEQKDFEVVIAQRNAEIARIHAKGEGDSLRIRAEGEAESMRIRAIGQSQAQEIITKTLTPDYLRFKLYESPNAKTLIVPDKLNVPIIVNPGTDHPRSESPLR; this is encoded by the coding sequence ATGAAACATTCTGTGAAAGCTCGTGTACTTCTTTTGCTGATCCCGATAGTGGTGCTCCTCCAGAGCTGCAGTACTACGGTTAATCCAGGCAATCGCGGGTTGCGTTGGTACCCTCTCACGGCGGGACTGACGAAGGAACCGCTCAAGGAAGGATTCTACTGGCGCGCTCCCTGGAACGATGTCTTCGTGTACGACACGAAATGGAAGACCTTCAAAGAAAAAGTGGATGTGCTGACCGCTGACGATCTCCCGGTGACTGTGTATGCCGCGATCACCATGCGCCCCATCCCGGAAGAAATATATTTTCTGGCGCAGGAAGTGGGGTATGAATGGTACAGGGAATTGGTTCACGCGCAATTATTGTCGGCTGTGCGCGCGGTCGTCGCGAACTACACCATGGTCACGCTTCCTGAGCGCAGCAGCGAAATCGGAAATAAGATCGAAGCCGTCGTGGTCGAAGCGTTAAAAGGGCGCCATCTGGACGTCTACAACGTGGCACTCTCGGAAATGGAGTTTTCGCAGATGGTGTTGCGAGCCATCGAACAGAAGCAGGCGAAGGAGCAGGAAAAAGAGCAAAAGGACTTCGAGGTGGTGATTGCACAGCGCAACGCCGAGATTGCCCGGATTCACGCGAAAGGCGAGGGTGATTCGTTGAGGATTCGCGCGGAAGGCGAGGCCGAAAGCATGAGGATCCGGGCCATAGGACAGTCGCAGGCGCAGGAGATCATCACCAAAACGTTGACGCCGGATTACTTGCGGTTCAAATTGTATGAGAGTCCCAATGCCAAAACTCTCATCGTGCCTGACAAGCTCAATGTTCCAATAATTGTCAACCCCGGAACCGATCACCCACGATCGGAGTCGCCATTGCGCTGA